In Deltaproteobacteria bacterium, a genomic segment contains:
- the argS gene encoding arginine--tRNA ligase, giving the protein MSDRVRAALEACYREAVSRGFFPETPIPSSHQIVPSKQTEHGDFASNLALILAPVLKRPPRSIAETLKGLLTNDPLFERVDVAGPGFINFFVSKDAWTQQAASIYAQGDQYGESQEGKGKRVLVEFVSANPTGPLHVGHGRGAAVGDSLARILKAAGYRVETEYYINDVGNQMRTLGSSVYLRYQEILGRTIEFPPDYYQGDYIRDIANKILVEQGERYRDVPLEECLPFFTSEAVREISRGIRKDLEDFDVSFDSWFSEARLHEEGIVEQTIRELRDAGYIYEQDGALWFRTTAFGDEKDRVVRRSNGVLTYFAADMAYHRHKLERGYDILVDIWGADHHGYVPRISAVVQALGHDSSRLRVLLVQFVSLIEGGVSKGMSTRSGEFVTLRAVLDDVGPDAARFFFLMRKADSHLDFDLDLARKQGQENPVYYVQYAHARLASVARNAQKAGYLPLAPENVDTSRLSGADDIALIKLLDAFPRTVAESARAMEPHRVSFYLTELASFFHGYYTRNRFISDDPDLTRARLLLAEATRRVIRKGLGLLGVSAPTHM; this is encoded by the coding sequence ATGTCAGACCGAGTTCGTGCCGCTCTCGAGGCATGCTACCGGGAGGCCGTGTCTCGGGGTTTCTTCCCCGAAACACCTATCCCGTCCTCCCATCAGATCGTTCCGTCGAAACAGACCGAACATGGTGATTTTGCTAGCAATCTCGCCCTTATCCTCGCGCCTGTTCTCAAAAGGCCACCTCGGTCCATCGCCGAGACCCTCAAGGGCCTTTTGACAAACGATCCGCTCTTCGAACGGGTGGACGTGGCAGGTCCGGGGTTCATCAATTTTTTTGTCTCCAAGGATGCATGGACCCAGCAGGCCGCATCCATCTATGCCCAAGGAGATCAATACGGAGAGTCCCAGGAAGGGAAAGGGAAAAGGGTCCTCGTGGAGTTTGTGAGCGCAAACCCTACAGGCCCCTTGCACGTAGGGCATGGCAGGGGGGCGGCGGTCGGCGACAGTCTCGCCCGCATCCTTAAGGCAGCGGGCTATCGAGTCGAGACCGAGTATTACATCAACGACGTCGGAAACCAGATGAGGACCCTCGGCTCCTCGGTCTATCTCCGCTATCAGGAGATTCTGGGCCGGACGATCGAGTTTCCTCCAGACTATTACCAGGGGGATTATATCCGGGATATTGCAAACAAGATCCTGGTGGAACAAGGCGAACGATACCGGGATGTCCCCTTAGAGGAATGTCTGCCGTTCTTCACGTCCGAGGCCGTGCGGGAGATCTCAAGGGGCATCCGCAAGGACCTCGAAGACTTCGACGTATCCTTCGATTCCTGGTTCAGCGAGGCCCGCCTCCATGAGGAAGGCATCGTGGAACAGACCATCCGTGAACTCCGGGATGCAGGGTACATCTATGAACAGGACGGGGCCTTGTGGTTCCGGACCACCGCCTTCGGTGACGAAAAGGACCGGGTCGTCAGGCGTTCGAACGGCGTCCTCACCTACTTCGCCGCGGACATGGCCTATCATCGCCACAAGCTCGAAAGGGGATACGACATCCTCGTGGACATCTGGGGCGCGGACCACCATGGATATGTCCCCCGTATCAGCGCCGTCGTCCAGGCCCTCGGACACGATAGTTCAAGGCTCCGTGTCCTCCTTGTCCAGTTCGTGAGCCTGATCGAGGGAGGGGTCTCAAAGGGGATGTCCACCCGCTCTGGGGAGTTCGTCACCCTGAGGGCCGTCCTGGATGACGTGGGCCCGGATGCGGCGAGATTCTTTTTCCTTATGAGAAAGGCGGACAGCCATCTTGACTTCGATCTGGATCTTGCGAGGAAACAGGGCCAGGAAAATCCCGTCTATTACGTCCAATATGCCCATGCACGCCTTGCGAGTGTGGCCAGAAATGCCCAAAAGGCTGGCTACCTCCCCCTCGCGCCTGAAAACGTGGATACGAGTCGGCTCAGCGGGGCGGACGACATCGCGCTCATCAAGCTTCTCGACGCCTTTCCGCGGACGGTCGCAGAGAGCGCACGCGCCATGGAACCCCACCGCGTCAGCTTCTACCTCACAGAGCTTGCCTCATTCTTCCACGGCTATTACACGAGAAATCGTTTTATTAGTGACGACCCCGATCTCACCCGGGCGAGACTCCTCCTCGCCGAGGCGACCCGCCGTGTCATCCGCAAAGGCCTCGGCCTTCTCGGGGTCTCGGCACCCACTCACATGTAA